From the Lactuca sativa cultivar Salinas chromosome 9, Lsat_Salinas_v11, whole genome shotgun sequence genome, the window ATTTTATACCTGCAACTGCAACTGCAACCACTGCCATGGAATCCACCACAACCGAATCCAAAGCGCCATGGACGGAAGTCCTCGGAAGCAACAACTGGGAAGGTCTTCTCGACCCATTCGACATCACTCTCCGGTTACTCATCCTCCGATGCGGCGACTTCTGTCAAGCCACCTACGACGCCTTCAACAACGACAAGAACTCAAAGTACGCCGGCAGCAGTCGCTATGGCAAGAAATCCTTCTTCGAGAAAGTCATGCTCCGACCATCTCCTTCCGACTACCAAATCGCCGCCTTCCTCTACGCCACCGCCAAAGTCTCCATCCCTGAAGCCATCTTCGTTCACTCCCTGTCTCGCGAGTCTTGGGATCGAGAGTCAAATTGGATCGGATACATCGCGACGACCACCGATGAGGTGAGTCGAACACTCGGCCGGCGTGAGATCTACATCGTGTGGCGAGGCACAAGTCGGGATTTCGAGTGGCTTAATGTTTTTGGCGCGAAAAGCGAGTCTGCTGAACCTCTGTTACGCCAGAAAACATTTGGTGCTACTCCGACGACGGCAGATTCAGGCGAGactagcagcagcagcagcagtgaTAGTGACAACGATGAAATTCCGAGGGTAATGCAGGGTTGGCTAACGATTTACACCTCAGATGATCCGAATTCGTCTTTCACAAAACAAAGCGTAAGAACACAAGTGTTGACAACTATCAAACACTTGGTGGGCATCTACAAAAACGAAGAAACTAGCATCATTATCACCGGACACTCCCTGGGTGCAAGTTTATCGATCTTATCCGCCTTCGATCTAGCAGAAAACGGAATCACAGACGTCCCAATTGCCGCCTTCGTCTTCGGT encodes:
- the LOC111916996 gene encoding phospholipase A1-IIdelta is translated as MESTTTESKAPWTEVLGSNNWEGLLDPFDITLRLLILRCGDFCQATYDAFNNDKNSKYAGSSRYGKKSFFEKVMLRPSPSDYQIAAFLYATAKVSIPEAIFVHSLSRESWDRESNWIGYIATTTDEVSRTLGRREIYIVWRGTSRDFEWLNVFGAKSESAEPLLRQKTFGATPTTADSGETSSSSSSDSDNDEIPRVMQGWLTIYTSDDPNSSFTKQSVRTQVLTTIKHLVGIYKNEETSIIITGHSLGASLSILSAFDLAENGITDVPIAAFVFGSPQVGNQAFNDRLNQFSNVKILHIKNKIDLIPLYPSGLLGYVNTGVDFVIDTRKSSSLKESTNTGDWHNLQGMLHVVAGWNGEDGEFELKVNRSLSLVNKSSEFLKDEFLVPGSWWIEKNKGMILDGNGDWVLEPPDEEDIPVPSGPVEEMVTATSGDGEEKVTAAASGNNKRCWIL